The stretch of DNA ATTTCACTCCTGCGATAAATTATCGAATTAATTAAGGTTTTCACATTTTACAAACAATTCGGTTTGACCGGGAACTCATTGTTTTATTTCAGCTGCGATTATACCTTGAAATTCCGACATCACCTCTCGAGCATAAACCAACGCATGCGTCATCTTGACCTTTCACCCCAAATCGGATAGACTCATAAATCGCACTTTGTGGCAATACAAGCTGGAAATATCTTGCCTTTAGGCTCATGCTTTGGTATAATCCTGCAGTCATTTGACGCGTCGTTCTTTAAAAAGTAGGGCCTGCCGATGTAGCTCAATGGTAGAGCAATCGCCTTGTAAGTGATAGGTTATGGGTTCGATTCCCATCATCGGCTCAGATTATACGCTTGTGATCGGGATGCATTTTAATCAATCATCCCGATCCCGAGCGGGTAATTAGCCCGTTTGATCCTGGACGGTTACCCAAGTGGACAAAGGGGACTGACTGTAAATCAGTTGGCACAGGCCTTCGTTGGTTCGAATCCAACACCGTCCATGTCTGGCAGCGCGGGTTGTCAGTCGGATCGGCTGCCCTCATAGCTCAGTTGGCAGAGCGCATTCTTGGTAAGAATGAGGTCATGGGTTCAAATCCCATTGAGGGCTTTCTGCCGAAATTAACATCATTGAAATTATGGTAAAGAATCTTTTTAGTTAAGGAGAAAGGAAGTTATGGGAAAACAAAAATTTGATCGCTCAAAACCGCATCTCAACGTAGGCACCATGGGACACATCGACCATGGTAAGACGACTTTGACAGCGGCGATCACCAAGGTTCAGGGTTTGCAAGGCTTCTCGAAAGCTCGCGGCTTCGCAACAATTGATAATGCGCCTGAGGAAAAAGAACGTGGCATCACCATCAATATTTCTCACGTGGAATACGAGACGGAAAACCGCCACTATGCTCACGTGGATATGCCCGGGCACAGGGACTACATCAAGAATATGATCACAGGTGCAGCACAGGTCGATGGCGCCATTCTGGTTGTGGCCGCACCTGATGGCCCCATGGACCAGACCAGGGAACACGTGTTGCTGGCGCGCCAGGTGGAAGTGCCGAGCATCGTGGTCTTCCTGAACAAGGTCGACATGATGGACGACCCTGAATTGCTGGAGCTGGTCGAGCTTGAGCTGCGCGAGATGCTGACAGGCTACGGATTCCCTGGAGATGAAATTCCGATCATTCACGGAAGTGCACTGAAGGCGTTGGAAAGCGAATCAACCGACCCGAACGCTGAGGAATACCAAAGCATTCACGAGTTGATGAAGGCTATCGATGAATACATCCCCGAGCCAATGCGTGAAGTCGACAAACCCTTCATGATGCCAGTTGAAGACGTGTTCTCGATCAAGGGCCGCGGCACCGTGGTAACCGGGCGTATTGAACGCGGCGTAATCCACACCGGCGACCCGGTTGATATCGTCGGTCTACAGGAAAAGAAATTGACCTCTGTCGTGACGGGTGTGGAAATGTTCCACAAGCTGCTCGATGAAGGCATGGCTGGTGACAACGTTGGTTTGTTGCTGCGCGGCATTGCTCGTGACGAAGTGGAACGAGGCATGGTGATTGCCAAACCGAATAGCATCACACCGCACACCAAGTTCGAAAGTGAAGTCTATATCCTCACCAAAGAGGAAGGTGGACGTCACAGCGCCTTCTTCACCGGTTACCGCCCACAGTTCTACATCCGAACCATGGATGTAACCGGCACGGTGACGCTGCCCGAAGGTGTGGAGATGGTCCTGCCGGGTGATCGTGTGAACCTGACCATTGAACTGATCGTACCGGTAGCCCTGGAGCAGGGTTCGCAATTCGCCATTCGCGAAGGCGGCCTGACCGTCGGCGCAGGTTTGATCACCAAAATTATTACCTAAATAGTTTTTATTGGAAGGATGACATGGTTGTCCTGATAAGAAGGGCAACCATGCTAGAATCAAAATGGCGAAGAAAAAAGGCATCCGTCCGGTTATTACACTGGAATGCACGAATTGCAAAGAACGCAATTACACGACGGAAAAGAACCGACGAAACGATCCAGCCCGGATGGAATTGAAAAAATATTGCTCTCGCTGCAGAGAACACACCCTGCATCGAGAGATTAAATGAGCATGCTGAGCTTGCGATTTTTGCAAAAAATGATGAGCAGCTCAGAAATGCACACAGGCCAGTAGCTCAATTTGGCAGAGCACCGCTCTCCAAAAGCGGGGGTTGCGGGTTCAAGTCCTGCCTGGCCTGCCTGGATTTTTTCAACGCCGTCTGTCATGGGCGGCGTTTTACGCCAAGACAAGGAGTGACCGGTGTCACAAAAAAAGAAAAAGAAATTGTCAATTATTCAAAAAATCCAACGCTTTTGGCGTGAAACCGTAGGTGAGCTTCGCAAGGTCACCTGGCCAACGCCCCCCGAAGCCTGGAAACTGACCAAACTCGTCATGATTGTTATGGTCATTTTGGCGACAATTCTGGGTGTGTTGGATTTCTTGTTTTCAAGATTGATCTCCTTCCTGGTTACCCTTTAATCGATTTTTAAAGGGTTTAAACAAAAAGAGTCGGACAAGGTAATTATGGCTGCAAACGATAAACCAGACGAACAAGTTCCAGAAGAGGAACAAAATACGACTGTTTCTGAATCCGAAGAAACGGTTGATATTCCTGTTCCGGCTGAAGATCCTGCTGCTGATTCCTTCAAAGACGAATTAGACGTTTCAGAAACCAAGGATTTCGAATCTTCGTCGCCAGAACAGTCATCCGCTGAAAAACTCGATGATCCCGGCGACGACCGAGCCTGGTATGTGGTCCACTGCTATTCAGGTTACGAGAATAAAGTGCGCCATAACCTCGAACAACGCATCGAATCAATGAACATGAAAGATCAGATCTTTGATGTGGTCATCCCTACTCAGGAAGAGATCGAGGTTCGAGATGGCAAACGCCGGTACATCGAACGGCATGTTTTTCCCGGATACGTGTTGGTCAACATGCTGTTGAGTGAAGAAAGCTGGTACGTTGTTCGCAACACTCCAGGTGTTACAGGCTTTGTGGGTATGGGCAACGAACCAACCCCCCTGCGCCCTGAAGAGGTCTCACAAATCCTCCGCCGCATGGAATCCGATGCCCCCACGATTAAGGTCACCTTTAAACCCGGCGAGAAAGTTCGCATTATTGATGGTCCGTTCAATGATTTTCCTGGTGTGGTGGACGAGATTGATATGGAACGTTCAAAGGTGCGTGTGTTAGTTAATTTCTTCGGGCGCTCAACGCCTGTTGAATTGGGCTTTTTACAAGTCGAAAAAATATAATCGTTTAAATCAGTTAGTTGTGGGAGGGTTTTAGCCCGTTTGAACCACAAAGGAGTATTGACGTGGCAAAGAAAGTAAAAGCAATTATTACCCTGCAAATTGAGGCTGGAAAGGCTAATCCGGCACCGCCGATTGGCCCAGCCCTGGCGCAGCACGGCGTGAACATTATGGCTTTCTGCAAAGACTATAACGGCCGTACGGCTTCACGCGCTGGCGATATCATCCCGGCGGAGATTACGATCTTTTTTGATGGCTCATTCCGTTTTAAACTGAAATCGCCACCAACGGCAATTTTACTGCGCAAAGCAGCCGGAATTGAGAAAGGTTCCAGTTTGCCTAATCGAGAAAATGTTGGAACCGTCACCCGTTCCCAGGTGCGTGAAATCGCCGAGCAAAAATTCAATGACATGAACGCGACCGATATTGAAGGTGCAATTAAGCAAATTGAAGGCACCGCCAGAAACATGGGTATTGAGATCAAAGATTAATCATTTAATGTGGGAGGGTAATGCGCCCGTTTGAACCACAAAGGAGTAATTATGGCAAGGCATGGTAAGAAATATTATGAAGTTATAAAGAAAATCGATCGGGATCAAGTCTATGATCCCGTTGAAGCCATTAAAGTATTGAAATCCGTCAGTTATGCCAATTTTGATGAGACCGTTGAAGTGCATGTGCGCACCGGTCTTGATCCGCGCCAGGCAGATCAACAAATTCGTGATGTGGTCGTGCTGCCAAATGGCCTTGGCAAGTCGGTGGTCGTGTTGGTATTTGCCCAGGGTGAAGGCGCAGACGCTGCCCGTGCAGCAGGTGCGGACTATATTGTCGATTCTGAAGAAATGGTCACCAAAATCCAGAACGGTTGGACAGAATTTGACGTAGCCATCGCGACCCCGGACATGATGGGGACGGTCGGTAAACTCGGGCGGGTTTTGGGACCGCGCGGCTTGATGCCCAACCCCAAAGCAGGCACCGTTGTCCAGGTTGATAATATGGCTGTTGCCATTGAAGAAGCCAAAGCAGGACGTGTTGAGTTTCGCCTTGATCGGACCGCCAACATCCATGTGCCAATCGGTAAACTTTCATTCACCGAAGAGGCACTGCGTGAAAATTTGGCTGCGTTTATGGTTGCTGTCCGCCAGGCACGGCCTGCAGCCGCCAGCGGCAACTTTATCCGCCGTGTGACCGTGACCTCTTCCATGGGGCCCGGTCTCAAAATTGACCACAATTCACCATCGCTGGTATTGTAATATTTTTTATTTGTGCTATAATCTGGCGATGCAGTAGACAATTGAATAATTCTTTGCTGAAGAAAGCAGGTGCTCCCGAGGGAGCTTAATATCCCGCCGAGGTGAAGACAGAGTGAAAATTCGGTGCCAAAGCGCATCTTGCACAGAAGTCCTTGCCTCAGCAAAAACGGAAGCAAGGACTTCAATGCTTAACAATTTAGAACCGGAAGGAGGTGAACACATTGGCGTTTACTCGAAAAGAAAAAGAAGCAATTGTCGAACAATATAAACAATGGGTCGATAACAGCAATGCATTCTTTGTGTTGTCTTACCAAAAGATGAACATGAGTGCCATCAATGAAGCACGTGAGAAACTGCGTGAAGTTAATGCTGAGATCCATGTTGTTAAAAACCGCTTGTTTAAACTCGCCCTTGACGAAAAACAACTGCCGTATGACCCAGAATTCTGGGAGGAAAACAACATCGTCGGTTTTGCGTTTAGTGATGCGCCCGCCACAGCCAAAGTGATCACAGAGATCACAAAATCAAATATCTTTGGCATTCGGATGGGCTATATGGACCAGAGAGCGCTCACCGCTGAAAATGTCAAAGCCCTGGCAGATCTTCCAACCCTGCCCGTCATGCGTGGAATTTTGCTTGGAACGATTATGGCTTCAGCATCAAAGCTGGTTCGCACCCTGGCAGAACCTGCTCGTTCAATGGCTGCGGTTATCAAAGCCTTCTCAGAAGAAGGCCAGGCTGCCTGAGTGTTCTGGCAAGTTTAATATTAATCAATAATAAGTAAAAATCATACAAACCAATTGTAAGGAGAATTATAAAAATGGCTGATTTAGAAAAATTAATGGCTGAATTAAGCGAGTTGACCGTGTTAGAAGCCTCTGAACTCGTCAAAATGCTGGAAGAAAAATGGGGCGTTTCCGCTGCTGCTCCTGTTGCTGCCATGGTCGCAGGCCCGGCCGCTGCTGAAGTAGTGGAAGAAGTTGAAGAGAAGACTGAATTTGATGTGATCATCAAAGACGCTGGACCAAAGAAGATTGAAACCATCAAAGTCATTCGTCAATTGACCAACCTGGGCTTGGTTGACGCCAAGACCTTGGCTGAAACAGCCGGTGGCAAGGTTCTCGAAGCCGTCGGCAAAGATATTGCTAACGAAGCGAAAGAAAAACTCGAAGCCGCTGGCGCGGTTGTCGAACTACAATAACATCGTTCGCAATTCACAAACCAACCAACAAGCCCCGCTCTATTGGCACATGTGTGCACTTTAGGATGGGGCTTGTTCCCGTTTAGAAACGTC from Brevefilum fermentans encodes:
- the rplL gene encoding 50S ribosomal protein L7/L12, whose product is MADLEKLMAELSELTVLEASELVKMLEEKWGVSAAAPVAAMVAGPAAAEVVEEVEEKTEFDVIIKDAGPKKIETIKVIRQLTNLGLVDAKTLAETAGGKVLEAVGKDIANEAKEKLEAAGAVVELQ
- the rplK gene encoding 50S ribosomal protein L11 yields the protein MAKKVKAIITLQIEAGKANPAPPIGPALAQHGVNIMAFCKDYNGRTASRAGDIIPAEITIFFDGSFRFKLKSPPTAILLRKAAGIEKGSSLPNRENVGTVTRSQVREIAEQKFNDMNATDIEGAIKQIEGTARNMGIEIKD
- the secE gene encoding preprotein translocase subunit SecE — its product is MSQKKKKKLSIIQKIQRFWRETVGELRKVTWPTPPEAWKLTKLVMIVMVILATILGVLDFLFSRLISFLVTL
- the rplJ gene encoding 50S ribosomal protein L10, which produces MAFTRKEKEAIVEQYKQWVDNSNAFFVLSYQKMNMSAINEAREKLREVNAEIHVVKNRLFKLALDEKQLPYDPEFWEENNIVGFAFSDAPATAKVITEITKSNIFGIRMGYMDQRALTAENVKALADLPTLPVMRGILLGTIMASASKLVRTLAEPARSMAAVIKAFSEEGQAA
- the tuf gene encoding elongation factor Tu translates to MGKQKFDRSKPHLNVGTMGHIDHGKTTLTAAITKVQGLQGFSKARGFATIDNAPEEKERGITINISHVEYETENRHYAHVDMPGHRDYIKNMITGAAQVDGAILVVAAPDGPMDQTREHVLLARQVEVPSIVVFLNKVDMMDDPELLELVELELREMLTGYGFPGDEIPIIHGSALKALESESTDPNAEEYQSIHELMKAIDEYIPEPMREVDKPFMMPVEDVFSIKGRGTVVTGRIERGVIHTGDPVDIVGLQEKKLTSVVTGVEMFHKLLDEGMAGDNVGLLLRGIARDEVERGMVIAKPNSITPHTKFESEVYILTKEEGGRHSAFFTGYRPQFYIRTMDVTGTVTLPEGVEMVLPGDRVNLTIELIVPVALEQGSQFAIREGGLTVGAGLITKIIT
- the rpmG gene encoding 50S ribosomal protein L33 — translated: MAKKKGIRPVITLECTNCKERNYTTEKNRRNDPARMELKKYCSRCREHTLHREIK
- the rplA gene encoding 50S ribosomal protein L1; the protein is MARHGKKYYEVIKKIDRDQVYDPVEAIKVLKSVSYANFDETVEVHVRTGLDPRQADQQIRDVVVLPNGLGKSVVVLVFAQGEGADAARAAGADYIVDSEEMVTKIQNGWTEFDVAIATPDMMGTVGKLGRVLGPRGLMPNPKAGTVVQVDNMAVAIEEAKAGRVEFRLDRTANIHVPIGKLSFTEEALRENLAAFMVAVRQARPAAASGNFIRRVTVTSSMGPGLKIDHNSPSLVL
- the nusG gene encoding transcription termination/antitermination protein NusG, producing MVHCYSGYENKVRHNLEQRIESMNMKDQIFDVVIPTQEEIEVRDGKRRYIERHVFPGYVLVNMLLSEESWYVVRNTPGVTGFVGMGNEPTPLRPEEVSQILRRMESDAPTIKVTFKPGEKVRIIDGPFNDFPGVVDEIDMERSKVRVLVNFFGRSTPVELGFLQVEKI